Proteins from a genomic interval of Sulfurimonas sp. HSL3-2:
- a CDS encoding flagellar hook-basal body complex protein has protein sequence MNQAFYTGIIGLQSQQAGIDVTSNNLANIDTYGFKSNGIEFKSLFENALSTGSGGSPVNSTVGLGSTLQATPTLMHAGSLMLTDSSTDLAIEGDGWFGVQGNGQVMYTRAGNFGFDASRDLVNADGQYVLGTLSNNFDANNVLTSKNTTTTMGNVDTQTSIKLPESLTYPAEPTTLTSFKGNLGQLDEVRKMGAKMVDANGNKNVLDLTFTKTVPQPAVGSSWDVVATASSPATLSTPSTLYDTQTGVLTFDSTGALVSSTLNSINNNGTTVNIDLGTGYNGIVSNTNTVTASSQSNGLEAGELVGYDINHNAEVIATFTNGRQVSMAKIGVFHFQNDQGLSQIDGSRFLESQNSGKPIFFQDANGNNILGASVINNKLESSNVSTEVGLTELIIFQRAYDANAKLVTTGDQMIQKALQMHR, from the coding sequence ATGAACCAAGCATTTTATACAGGGATCATCGGCCTTCAAAGTCAGCAGGCCGGTATCGATGTCACATCAAACAACCTTGCAAATATTGACACATATGGTTTTAAAAGCAATGGTATAGAGTTTAAATCTCTATTTGAAAATGCTCTTTCAACAGGTTCCGGCGGTTCTCCCGTTAACTCTACCGTGGGTCTCGGTTCAACACTTCAGGCTACTCCGACACTTATGCATGCAGGCTCTTTAATGTTAACTGACAGCAGCACGGATCTGGCTATCGAAGGTGACGGCTGGTTCGGTGTTCAAGGAAACGGGCAGGTTATGTACACAAGAGCTGGGAACTTCGGATTCGATGCTTCAAGAGACTTGGTAAATGCTGACGGTCAGTATGTCTTAGGCACACTTTCAAATAACTTTGACGCTAACAATGTACTAACATCAAAAAATACAACTACTACTATGGGCAACGTAGATACACAAACAAGTATAAAACTGCCGGAGAGTTTGACATACCCTGCAGAACCGACAACACTGACATCTTTTAAAGGTAATCTCGGTCAACTGGACGAGGTAAGAAAGATGGGCGCGAAGATGGTCGATGCAAACGGCAACAAGAATGTCCTTGATCTGACGTTTACAAAAACCGTACCGCAGCCTGCCGTAGGTTCATCATGGGATGTCGTAGCTACTGCAAGCTCTCCTGCTACTCTTTCAACGCCAAGCACACTTTATGACACACAAACAGGTGTTCTTACTTTTGACTCTACAGGTGCTCTTGTCAGCTCGACGCTTAACAGCATAAACAACAACGGTACAACAGTCAACATTGACCTTGGAACCGGCTATAACGGGATCGTTTCAAATACTAACACCGTGACCGCATCAAGCCAATCAAATGGTCTGGAAGCAGGTGAGCTGGTCGGATACGATATCAATCATAACGCCGAGGTGATCGCTACATTTACAAACGGCCGCCAAGTATCTATGGCTAAGATCGGAGTTTTTCATTTTCAAAATGATCAGGGTCTGAGCCAGATAGACGGTTCACGTTTTCTAGAGAGTCAAAACAGCGGTAAACCGATCTTTTTTCAAGATGCGAACGGAAACAATATCCTTGGAGCGAGCGTTATAAACAACAAACTTGAAAGTTCAAATGTAAGTACGGAAGTAGGATTGACTGAACTCATTATCTTCCAACGTGCTTACGATGCGAATGCAAAGCTTGTAACGACAGGTGATCAGATGATTCAAAAAGCATTACAGATGCATAGATAA
- a CDS encoding FlgD immunoglobulin-like domain containing protein has product MTTVDTTSTSSVNNQPAGTNPKGILGKDDFLKLLLTELQYQDPTAPMDTDKILQQTSQLATLESSDNTNKALETLSASLQNSQQFSTISAIGKTADLGYDTVSANGDGTSTDFEMYFPSDAQSGTITITDTNGNTVDTIDIGTNPKGVYQFTWDGKDTAGNTVDAGLYHVNATYLDANNQTQGTRVGAYPIESVKFDGSNTLLRVGSGFVSLADIKEVY; this is encoded by the coding sequence ATGACAACTGTAGATACAACGTCGACATCAAGTGTAAATAACCAGCCTGCCGGTACAAATCCAAAAGGGATCCTCGGTAAAGACGACTTCTTAAAACTGCTTCTAACAGAGTTGCAGTACCAAGACCCGACCGCACCTATGGATACGGACAAGATCTTGCAGCAGACATCTCAGCTGGCAACGTTAGAGTCTTCTGATAATACTAACAAAGCGTTAGAGACTCTCTCTGCATCTTTACAAAACTCTCAGCAGTTCTCGACAATATCTGCTATCGGTAAAACTGCCGATCTTGGGTATGACACTGTTTCTGCTAACGGTGACGGTACCTCTACGGATTTTGAGATGTACTTTCCGTCCGATGCACAAAGCGGGACTATCACCATCACCGATACCAACGGCAATACCGTGGATACTATCGATATCGGGACAAATCCAAAAGGTGTCTATCAATTTACATGGGACGGTAAAGACACGGCGGGCAATACTGTCGATGCAGGACTTTACCATGTCAATGCGACTTATCTGGATGCTAACAATCAGACACAAGGGACAAGAGTCGGGGCATACCCTATCGAGTCTGTAAAATTCGACGGTTCTAACACTCTTTTAAGAGTGGGTTCCGGTTTTGTTTCTCTTGCGGATATTAAAGAGGTTTACTAG
- a CDS encoding flagellar hook-length control protein FliK — protein sequence MSATKVDKSSSQPQLPLTDKSGKSDANDFSKLLQSISSAQKADQKTLKEGALALHLDDAKESTETKADAKDSSKKGELLSLLKNDNTQDTKGFIINPELTTMMDAKSLKNAIKDAREYLKDQIKNSLAYKQGEIKELPKTTKGLVALAKKIGIDVEKITIETVQAKSKKDIKLEDAVTTKKVSLKETPNAQKTETKNTVAEVKAQPLTQPSEDTTLKKVSLFKLSQNVASSHTTAELVDKKQLKTEKAPEKSDSALRALLHGEKNINTRPLNLETKTESKIESKHKTHSSVLSQLLHGETSDNKNINIQTPADASTVKPAFSHGEHSIHTKDVDQDLGVKINEAKQMVKYLAHDIKQAIEDYKPPFTRIKVKLNPAKFGEVDLTVIQRGKNVHVNISSNSAAINTLAQNANDLKVQLNQNGMNNASLNFNSSSDNQGQQQQQSGHHKENAKKAYEYFDNDETNEEILSSLEIVVPRYI from the coding sequence ATGTCAGCGACAAAAGTAGATAAATCATCTTCACAGCCGCAACTTCCTTTAACCGATAAGTCCGGCAAGAGCGATGCAAATGATTTTTCCAAACTTCTACAATCTATCTCATCTGCACAAAAAGCAGACCAAAAAACTTTAAAAGAGGGAGCATTAGCGCTTCATCTTGATGATGCAAAAGAATCGACAGAAACAAAAGCCGATGCAAAAGATAGCTCAAAAAAGGGTGAACTGCTATCTCTTTTAAAAAATGACAACACTCAAGATACAAAAGGGTTCATAATCAATCCCGAACTCACAACGATGATGGATGCAAAATCATTAAAAAATGCCATCAAAGACGCAAGAGAGTATCTAAAAGATCAGATCAAAAACTCTCTTGCATATAAACAAGGCGAGATCAAAGAGCTTCCAAAAACTACAAAAGGTCTTGTTGCACTTGCAAAAAAGATCGGCATCGATGTAGAGAAGATAACTATTGAGACGGTTCAGGCAAAAAGCAAGAAAGATATAAAGCTTGAAGATGCGGTTACTACAAAAAAAGTATCTCTAAAAGAGACTCCAAACGCTCAAAAAACTGAAACAAAAAATACCGTAGCAGAGGTCAAAGCTCAGCCTTTAACGCAACCCTCTGAAGATACAACCCTAAAAAAAGTATCTCTGTTCAAACTCTCTCAAAACGTCGCTTCATCGCATACGACGGCAGAGCTCGTCGATAAAAAACAGCTCAAAACCGAAAAAGCACCGGAGAAGAGTGACAGCGCGCTACGAGCACTGCTTCACGGAGAAAAAAACATCAATACCAGACCTTTAAATCTGGAAACAAAAACAGAATCAAAGATAGAATCAAAACACAAGACGCATTCGTCCGTCTTAAGTCAGCTTCTGCATGGAGAGACTTCGGATAATAAAAATATAAACATACAGACGCCGGCAGATGCATCTACTGTAAAACCGGCTTTTTCTCACGGTGAGCACTCCATACATACAAAAGATGTAGATCAGGATCTCGGCGTTAAGATCAATGAGGCAAAACAGATGGTCAAGTATCTGGCGCATGATATAAAACAGGCGATAGAGGACTACAAACCGCCTTTTACAAGGATAAAAGTCAAACTCAATCCTGCAAAATTCGGTGAAGTCGACCTAACGGTCATACAGCGCGGTAAGAACGTACATGTAAACATCTCATCCAACTCGGCAGCCATCAATACATTGGCTCAAAATGCAAATGATCTGAAAGTCCAGCTGAATCAAAATGGAATGAATAATGCTTCATTGAACTTCAATAGCTCGTCTGACAATCAAGGTCAACAGCAGCAACAAAGTGGTCATCATAAAGAAAATGCAAAAAAAGCTTACGAGTATTTTGATAATGATGAGACGAATGAAGAGATACTAAGCTCTTTAGAGATCGTGGTCCCACGATACATATAA